In Halobaculum rubrum, the following are encoded in one genomic region:
- the ncsA gene encoding tRNA 2-thiolation protein NcsA encodes MDCDRCGADAVMHAAYSGAHLCESHFRESVERRVRRRVREDDLLPDDATPEDPERWVIGLSGGKDSVVLATVLDETFAEDPRIELVALSIHEGIEGYRDESLVACEELTADLEMRHEVVSYEEELGVRMDDVVEDDPENMAACAYCGVFRRDLLETYAEDLGADKLLTGHNLDDEAQTALMNFLEGDVAQMAKHFDASIGPFPERRESDHFVPRAKPLRDVPEKEVALYCHLRDLPSHMAECPHASEAYRGEIQELLLDMEERHPGVRHSIMAGYEELSGVLADEYRDDDGEGPDLSPCERCGSETARDVCRKCELVDAIEAA; translated from the coding sequence ATGGACTGCGACAGGTGCGGCGCCGACGCGGTGATGCACGCCGCCTACTCGGGAGCACACCTCTGTGAGTCGCACTTCCGGGAGTCGGTCGAGCGGCGCGTCCGCCGTCGCGTCCGCGAGGACGACCTACTCCCCGACGACGCGACGCCCGAGGACCCCGAGCGCTGGGTTATCGGCCTCTCGGGGGGGAAAGACAGCGTCGTGCTCGCGACGGTCCTCGACGAGACGTTCGCCGAGGACCCGCGGATCGAGCTGGTCGCGCTCTCCATCCACGAGGGGATCGAGGGGTACCGCGACGAGTCGCTCGTCGCCTGCGAGGAGCTGACGGCCGATCTGGAGATGCGCCACGAAGTCGTGAGCTACGAGGAGGAGCTCGGCGTCCGCATGGACGACGTGGTCGAGGACGACCCCGAGAACATGGCCGCCTGCGCCTACTGCGGCGTGTTCCGCCGCGACCTGCTGGAAACGTACGCCGAGGACTTGGGCGCCGACAAACTCCTCACCGGCCACAACCTCGACGACGAGGCACAGACGGCGCTGATGAACTTCCTCGAGGGCGACGTGGCCCAGATGGCCAAGCACTTCGACGCATCGATCGGTCCGTTCCCCGAGCGGCGCGAGAGCGACCACTTCGTCCCCCGCGCGAAGCCCCTGCGCGACGTGCCCGAGAAGGAGGTCGCGCTGTACTGCCACCTCCGCGATCTCCCGTCGCACATGGCCGAGTGCCCGCACGCCAGCGAGGCGTACCGCGGGGAGATCCAGGAGCTCCTGCTCGATATGGAGGAGCGCCACCCGGGCGTCCGCCACTCGATCATGGCCGGCTACGAGGAGCTGTCGGGCGTACTCGCTGACGAGTACCGCGACGACGACGGCGAGGGCCCGGACCTGTCGCCGTGCGAACGCTGCGGGTCGGAGACCGCCCGCGACGTGTGCAGGAAGTGCGAGTTGGTCGACGCCATCGAGGCGGCGTGA